The Collimonas fungivorans Ter331 genome has a segment encoding these proteins:
- a CDS encoding Crp/Fnr family transcriptional regulator, with protein sequence MTLIENHPEKNIIRVQLRQNNVLKDLDESEMLELESHLIVVDGGKGEILLHQGIHEMEQYFILDGILKRVVTNQQAKEMILRFADERDMETSYAAWRLKTPTPYSIVCVSKARVAKLPLQQWAAFMDKHPKLKQAFEYEVMRLMSEIMAHTITLHLLDAPGRVHRFLRKHPDLYDRMPKKELATYLNISPETLSRLKHQGKI encoded by the coding sequence ATGACTCTCATAGAAAACCACCCAGAGAAAAACATCATTCGTGTTCAGCTCAGGCAAAATAATGTTTTAAAAGACTTGGACGAGAGCGAAATGCTCGAGTTGGAATCGCATTTGATCGTAGTCGATGGCGGTAAAGGAGAAATTCTGCTGCACCAGGGCATCCATGAGATGGAGCAATATTTCATCCTGGACGGCATACTCAAGCGCGTGGTGACAAACCAGCAAGCCAAGGAAATGATCCTGCGCTTTGCCGACGAGCGCGACATGGAGACCAGCTACGCCGCATGGCGCCTGAAAACGCCGACACCCTACAGCATCGTCTGCGTATCCAAGGCGCGGGTTGCCAAACTACCCTTGCAGCAATGGGCGGCATTCATGGACAAGCACCCGAAACTGAAGCAAGCATTCGAATACGAAGTGATGCGCCTGATGAGCGAAATCATGGCGCATACCATCACCCTGCACCTGCTGGATGCGCCCGGCCGCGTGCACCGCTTCTTGCGCAAGCATCCGGATCTCTACGACCGCATGCCGAAAAAAGAGCTTGCGACTTACCTGAATATTTCCCCCGAGACCCTGAGCAGGCTCAAACACCAAGGGAAAATCTAA
- the oxlT gene encoding oxalate/formate MFS antiporter, whose translation MDTSNAKRAPNRWIQLIIGIICMGLVANLQYAWTLFVNPMDAKHHWGQAAIQLSFSIFIVTETWLVPIEGWLVDKFGPRPVIAMGALFAGAGWVINSMATNLIELYAAAIIAGIGAGCVYGTCVGNALKWFPDRRGLAAGLTAAGFGAGAAVTVIPIANMIQSSGYERAFLFFGILQGVCIFLLALLMVRPVPPKGVVVSKKITMTKIDYTAGQMIKTPVFWLIYVLFVAVAAGGLMATAQLAPIAKDFGIAKLPMTMLGVTLPLLTMTLSIDNLCNGFTRPLCGFISDKIGRENTMFIVFIGEGLALLGLMEYGHNPYAFMLFAALVFLFWGEIFSIFPAICADTFGSKFAAGNAGTLYTAKGTAALLVPLTSVLSAGGAWNRVFLAASIITIGAGLVAKFILAPMRKRWVDKGVPAYSPGFDPHAAAAVKR comes from the coding sequence ATGGACACCAGTAACGCCAAGCGAGCTCCTAATCGTTGGATTCAACTGATTATCGGCATCATCTGCATGGGCTTGGTCGCCAATCTGCAATATGCCTGGACATTGTTCGTCAACCCCATGGACGCTAAACACCACTGGGGCCAGGCAGCAATTCAATTATCGTTTTCCATTTTCATCGTGACTGAAACCTGGCTGGTGCCGATCGAAGGCTGGCTGGTCGACAAATTCGGGCCGCGCCCGGTGATTGCCATGGGTGCGCTGTTTGCCGGCGCCGGCTGGGTGATCAATTCGATGGCGACCAACCTGATCGAACTGTATGCCGCCGCGATCATTGCCGGCATAGGCGCCGGCTGCGTGTACGGCACATGCGTCGGCAATGCGCTGAAATGGTTTCCGGACCGCCGCGGCCTGGCGGCAGGGCTGACCGCTGCCGGCTTTGGCGCCGGCGCCGCGGTGACGGTGATCCCGATCGCCAACATGATCCAGTCGTCCGGCTACGAACGGGCTTTCCTGTTCTTCGGCATCCTGCAAGGCGTGTGCATTTTCCTGCTGGCCTTGCTGATGGTGAGGCCGGTGCCGCCCAAGGGCGTGGTGGTATCGAAGAAGATCACCATGACAAAAATCGATTACACGGCTGGGCAGATGATCAAGACCCCGGTGTTCTGGCTGATCTATGTGCTGTTCGTCGCGGTCGCCGCCGGCGGCCTGATGGCCACTGCGCAGCTGGCGCCGATCGCCAAGGATTTCGGCATCGCCAAGCTGCCGATGACGATGCTGGGCGTGACACTGCCGTTGCTCACCATGACGCTTTCCATCGACAATCTTTGCAATGGCTTTACACGGCCGCTGTGTGGTTTCATCTCCGACAAGATCGGCCGCGAAAACACCATGTTCATTGTCTTCATAGGCGAAGGCCTGGCCTTGCTGGGATTGATGGAATACGGCCATAACCCGTATGCCTTCATGCTGTTCGCAGCGTTGGTGTTCCTGTTCTGGGGCGAGATATTTTCGATCTTCCCGGCGATCTGCGCCGACACCTTCGGCAGCAAGTTCGCGGCCGGCAACGCGGGCACGCTTTACACCGCGAAGGGCACCGCAGCCTTGCTGGTGCCGCTGACTTCGGTGCTGTCCGCAGGCGGCGCCTGGAACCGGGTATTCCTGGCCGCTTCCATCATCACCATCGGCGCCGGCCTGGTCGCCAAGTTCATACTGGCGCCGATGCGCAAGCGCTGGGTGGATAAAGGCGTGCCGGCTTATTCGCCCGGGTTCGATCCGCATGCAGCGGCTGCGGTCAAGCGCTAA
- a CDS encoding 2-dehydropantoate 2-reductase, whose protein sequence is MKIAIVGAGAIGGYVGAKLSLAGEDVTFIVRGANLEAIRRNGMKLILEDGSEHIADQVKATDNYRLAGRQDLVILALKAHQLESIADQLHHLLGPETAIVTMQNGIPYWYFYKHGGALEGSHLKMVDPTGEISEKIPASRVIGCVVYPASELIAPGVVRHFEGERFPLGELDGSSSERVTRISACFVNAGFKAPVLDDIRSEIWLKLWGNLSFNPISALTHSTLVDICQFPLSRELAAALMTEAQTIAHKLGISFRVPLDKRIAGAEKIGKHKTSMLKDVEAGRALEIDALVGSVIELARLTHTPTPHLDTVYALVKLLAKTFEEERGQVQLQRVA, encoded by the coding sequence TCGAGGCCATACGCCGCAACGGCATGAAGCTGATCCTGGAGGATGGCTCGGAACACATCGCCGACCAGGTCAAGGCCACCGACAACTACCGGCTGGCCGGCCGCCAGGACCTGGTCATCCTGGCGCTCAAGGCGCACCAGCTGGAAAGCATCGCCGACCAGCTGCATCATCTGCTGGGGCCGGAGACGGCGATCGTGACCATGCAGAACGGCATTCCTTATTGGTATTTCTACAAGCATGGCGGCGCCCTGGAAGGCAGTCATCTGAAAATGGTGGACCCGACCGGCGAGATCAGCGAAAAAATCCCGGCGTCGCGGGTGATCGGCTGCGTGGTGTATCCGGCGTCCGAGCTGATTGCGCCGGGCGTGGTGCGTCATTTTGAAGGCGAACGTTTTCCTTTGGGAGAGCTGGATGGTTCCAGCAGCGAACGGGTTACGCGCATCTCGGCATGTTTTGTAAACGCCGGCTTCAAGGCGCCGGTGCTGGACGACATCCGTTCCGAAATCTGGCTCAAGCTGTGGGGCAACCTGAGTTTCAATCCGATCAGCGCGCTGACCCATTCGACGCTGGTCGACATCTGCCAGTTTCCCTTGTCGCGCGAGCTGGCGGCGGCGCTGATGACCGAGGCGCAGACGATCGCCCACAAGCTCGGGATCAGCTTCCGGGTGCCGCTCGACAAGCGGATTGCCGGCGCCGAAAAAATAGGCAAGCATAAAACGTCAATGCTGAAAGATGTGGAAGCAGGGCGCGCATTGGAAATCGATGCGCTGGTCGGCTCGGTGATCGAATTGGCGCGCCTCACCCACACGCCGACGCCGCACCTGGATACGGTCTATGCCCTGGTGAAACTGCTGGCCAAGACCTTCGAGGAAGAACGCGGGCAAGTGCAATTGCAGCGCGTGGCCTGA